The region CTTCTTCAGCGCTTTCGGCAACGCCATATTTAGGATAAGGAATTTCAAGATCTTTTAACAGGTCTGAGAAACGGCCCCGATCTTCGGCGATGTCCATGTCGTTAAATGATGTACCGATAATCTTAATGCCATGTTCGTGCATTTTCTCGGCCATTTTTAACGCAGTTTGTCCGCCAAGCTGAACAATTACACCATAAGGTTTCTCCAGCTCGATGATCTCGCGTACATGCTCCCAGTATACCGGCTCAAAATAAAGCTTGTCGGCCATGTTAAAGTCGGTCGAAACAGTTTCAGGGTTACAGTTCACCATGATGGCTTCAAAACCTGATTCTTTGGCGGCAAGCAGGCCGTGTACACAGCTGTAATCAAATTCGATACCCTGGCCAATACGGTTAGGGCCCGATCCTAATACAATTATTTTCTTTTTATCAGACGATACTGATTCGTTCTCGCCTTCGTAGGTAGAGTAGTAGTATGGTGTTTTGGCCGGGAACTCTGCAGCGCAGGTATCAACCATTTTGTAAACACGGTTAATGCCGAGGGCTTTACGGCGCTGGTAAACGTCCTCTTCGGTTACGTTGCCCAATATGTAGGCTATTTGAGTATCTGAGAACCCTTTTTGTTTCAGGGTGTACAGGAATTCCTCAGGGATGTTAGTTAAGGAATAGCGGCGCAGTTCGTTTTCCAGGTTTACCACATCCTGGATCTGGTTCAGGAACCAGCGATCAATTTTGGTAACTTTACGTACCGATTCAATTGGCACTCCCAAACTTAATGCATCGTATACATGGAAAAGTCTGTCCCAGCTTGGGTGCTCCAGGCTGTGCATGATCTCTTCCAGGTTGCGGTTTTGGCGGCCGTCGGCACCTAAGCCAGCGCGACCGATCTCTAAACTCTGACAGGCTTTCTGCAATGCTTCTATAAAGCTGCGGCCAATACCCATCACTTCGCCTACCGATTTCATTTGCAAACCCAACTCGCGGTTAGCGCCTTTAAACTTATCAAAGTTCCAGCGGGGTATTTTAACGATCACATAATCCAGCGTAGGCTCAAAATAAGCCGAAGTGGTTTTGGTGATCTGGTTTTCAATTTCGTCAAGGTTATAGCCTATAGCCAGTTTGGCAGCAATTTTGGCAATTGGATAACCAGTTGCTTTTGATGCCAGGGCTGATGAGCGTGAAACGCGGGGGTTAATTTCAATAGCGATGATAGATTCATCAGCCGGGTTAACCGAAAACTGTACGTTACAGCCGCCGGCAAAGTTACCAATGGCGCGCATCATTTTAATGGCCTGGTTCCGCATCTCCTGATAGCAACGATCGCTCAGAGTCATGGCAGGTGCCACGGTGATCGAGTCGCCGGTATGGATACCCATCGGGTCAAAGTTTTCGATAGAGCAGATAATGATCACATTATCATTGCTATCACGCAATAGCTCTAGCTCGTATTCTTTCCAGCCTAAAACCGCTTGCTCCACCAAAACCTCATGGGTTGGTGATGCCTGCAGACCACGGCTTAAAGCGGCATCAAATTCTTCTTTTTTGTGTACAAAACCGGCACCTTTACCACCCAGCGTATAGCTCGGACGGATAACCAGGGGAAAGCCGATTTCCTGAGCTGCTTCTTTGCCTTCTAAAAACGAGTTGGCAATTTTCGAAGTAGCAACACCCACCCCAATATCAACCATTAATTGGCGAAAAGCTTCGCGGTTTTCGGTTTTTTCTATCGCGGCCAAGTCAACGCCAACAATTTTGACGCCATATTTTTCCCAGATTCCGAGTTCAGCAACGCTGATACAAAGGTTAAGGGCGGTCTGGCCTCCCATGGTAGGCAGTACTGCGTCAATTTGCTGTTCCTGTAATATTTTTTCAATACTTTCAGGTTCAAGTGGCAACAGATACACATGATCAGCAATAACCTTATCTGTCATGATAGTGGCAGGGTTACTGTTGATGATGGATACGGTAATGCCTTCGTCTTTCAGGGAAAGGGCGGCTTGTGAGCCAGCGTAATCAAATTCGCAGGCCTGGCCGATAATAATAGGGCCGGAGCCAATAATGAGAACAGATTTGATGGAATTATCTTTGGGCATAGGGCTTTTTTTAAGTCAAAAGTTCTAAGTCAAAAGTTAAAGGCTTTTTAAGGCCCGTAAACGATTTTTCCTATGCACTGAAGGCGAGAAATCCCGACCTCAGTGTCGGGGTGCAAAGATATGTTTTTGTTAAACTTTTTTTGTTATTTTTTTACAAAATTTCAGAAAGTCTCTATAACCTGATTTTGCATTGCTTTTCATGCACTAAAATGTGTTTTTAAATACAAAAAATGTATTTTTAAATATTGTTGCGATAAACCAGTTCAAAACCCCTGTAGATATTGTGTTTTTACCTGTTTTTAAGGTAAATTATACCGAACTTTAAGTTGAGGCTCGTGTATAAGAATCGCCGAACTTTTATCTGTAGCTTACTGGTCAACCATCTGAATTAAAATGATGAAGAAACTTACATTTATTTTGCTTGCTTCAATTTTATTTTTAAACAGCTGTGCTATGATGCAACGTGTTGTAAAAGGGACATTTCCTTATACCGCTAATATGGTAATCCCGGCATCAGCAAGTATAGGTGAACCCCATACCGCCATAAGTACCGCTAACAGCTTTGATCAGGATTTTACCAAAGATGGCAATAATGCGGGTAAAATAAGTGAAGTACGCATCGTGTCAGCCAAACTGGAATCCAAAGACCCCGCTAACTATAATATTGGTAATGTTGTTTCGCTAAGATTATATATGGCCAAAGCTGATGGAAGCGAAGAGGTAATGGTTGCAATACGTAAGGATATTGCAGCTGCAGCAGGTAACAGTATTGTACTGGATATTGATAACTCCCATTTTCTTGACGAGTTGGTGCGGCAACCCAGTGTACGCATCAGGATGGTTTACAAATTGCGTAAAGCCAATGATGTAGATGTAAGTTTGAAATTATCGCTGGGTATCGCTGCTGACCGGCAGTAGTTAATTGCCAAGTGTAAAAGTAATAGGAACACTATATTGCACTCTTACAGGCATGCCGAATTGTGTGCCTGGTATCCATTTAGGTGATTCCTTAAGCACCCGTATGGCTTCGTTATCAAAAATCGGCGTCACCGATTTGCTTACTTTTATATCAGAAAGCTCACCATTTTTTTCAACTACAAATGAGAGTATCACCTGGCCTTGTATGCCTTTTTGACGAGCCAGATCTGGGTATATAATGTTTCTCGACAAATATCGTCCAAAGCGTTCGATACCTCCTTTAAACTCCGGCGGCACTCCTCTTGCGCCTGAGTAAGTGCTGGTTTTGCCATATCGGTTCGATGCATTTCCAATTAGTAGTTTGCCGTTGTCGTAACTTTCGGTGAAAGTGATGTGGTTGTTCCTATATTCGCCTTTCCAATTTCCATCTCTTCGACCGTTTTTGATATTACCTTCCTCCTCAACGTAAATGAATTTGTCATCGTAGCTTTTCATATAGCCATTCCCATCCTTTACAAGTACGTTTCCCAACGAATCATTACATGATTCTATCAGTGCGTCATTCCGGTATTCGCTTTCACGGGTTTCTTTTTCCGGATAGTTTAATAAAAGATAGCGTTTGCCATTTGGATAGTACAGGACCTCGTTCCCGGTTTTTGAGTTGTTTTTGTAGTTCGATAGCCGTTGTTTTAGACCGTTAGCATAATAGGTAATACGTGGCCCTTCATATTTGGGCGGATCGATACTTCTTGATTTTCCGACAAGTTTTTGGGCGCCATTGAGGTAAAATTCAACAACATTGTATAGTGTTGAAGCAGAATCGGGTTCTCTAACTATCCTGATATAATCGGCGCTGTCCCGAACATTTACATATTTACCATTGTTTTTCAGGAAATAAATATTTTGCCTTTGCGCAAAGCATATGCTTGCAGTTAATAGAAAGAGAGAAGTAAAAAATAATTTCATCAAAACAGTGACGGTTTAGCACACACAAAGCTACTGCAATAATTATAATTATGCCCAATAAAAGTAATCTGCCCGGTTTATACCTGGGCTTTGAAAATAGAAGATAATTAAGGGGGACTTCCTGAGTAATAAGAAAGCCCCGGTTTTTTTTAATATTTATAAATTTTGTAGCCTTTGGTTGTGCCCTTATTGTCGGTTACGTTGATTACATAATAGCCAGGCGATAAACCGTTAAGGTCAAGCTCATAATGTGTATTATTAATGTTCGAGAACTTTTTAACTGTATGCCCTGTCCCAAACTCAGTAAGCTGCAGATCCGATATTTCAATGGAGTTATCCAGGTGCAATACGGAGGTTGCCGGATTTGGATAATAGGTGAGTTTGGATGTTGATGGGACTTTGGCCGGGATAACCTGATTGTTTTTGACATCAGCTACCGTGCCGGCGCCAACGGTGATGCGATAAATGGAGGCATCGGCGGCGCCAAGGGTAAAATTTATCGAATTATTGCTGATGTTTGATGTAGTGCCGGCATATAACTCCTTCATCGCATAAGTGCCATTAGGCAGACCAATACGGCTGAAGTTTACAGTGTATGACTTGCTGCTGGTACCATAGTTAAATGCAGCCAGATATAAATAGTTACCAATACTACGGGCAAACAGTTCACTTGTTCCGGTGCCGGTATTGCCGTCAACCGGTCTGAAGGCAACTCCATTACGCGCGATGTCCAATACATCCTGATTTTGGAAAAGAGTTTGCGCCCGGCCTGTCCATTGTCCGGTTGTGGAGTAGTTGTCGCCGGTAATTACGGTTCCTGTAATAACTCCAGAAGTGACTCGTATGTGATTAGTGCCCAATGTTTCGGTAGCTAAAACCTCATGATCAGCATCAATGTAATTATACATATAAGTTTGCCACCAGCCATAGTTGGTGCTGTTAAGTGTATACTTTGCATCGTTCACAGATGAATAAGCATCACAGGCTATCCTGCGCATGTGTGCATAACGAGCAGTTGCCAGATTGGGCGAAATAGCCGCGTATACCAACATTTGCCCGGCCAGCTGATCGGTTAAATATTCCATACCTTGCCTGTATGCTTGCATTCCTGTGTGGATATTGCCATCATAATAACTATCTGCTTCGATGGCTGCGTGCCCCAGGAAATCAATTTTGATCATCTGAAAGCCTGCAGTTTTAAAACGACCGATCATATAAGCTATCCGTTGCTTGGTGCCAGGGTGAGTAGGGTCCAGAGCACGGCAACCATCAAGATCATGATAGGCTCCATTTTCTTTCGCCCATATATCGGTATAATTATAAGTGCTGCCCTCTACCGTGCGACTACTTTTGCCCCAATCAACAAACGGAGCCCAGTAAACGCCCGGTGTTAGTCCTTTGCTTTTAGCGTAATCTGCAAATTGTTTCAGTTCGCTATCATTCAGGTTATCCCAATAGGAGTCAAGATCGATATAAGCTGTATTGCCATTGCGGAAACCGGTTAGATTGTTGGCGAAAAAATCAACCACGCCTTTGGCATTGGTTAAGTTCAGGTTGCTTTGTATCGCTCCCCAACTATTCCAGCCAAATGGAGTGGATGATGTCCAGTTAAAAATGTACGGAGGTTCGGCTATCCGGTTCGATTTTCCGTATTCTTCCATGCCGTCACGCCAGTCACTAAAAAAACCAACCATCATTTTGGGCGATTTACAGGTAGTTGCGCCCACACCAACCCAACCATGCCCTCTGACGTCGCGGGTTATATTTACATTGGTAAAACCGCCGAAAAGACTCAGCTGGGATAGCGTATTACCTGCTGAACCTACCATCTGTACCCCAGATTTCCAATCCTTATGTTCAATAGAGCCTAGTATCAGTCCATTACGGCTGTTGTTATCATATAAAGCGCTAACTTCCGAACTGGTAGTATTTACCGAACTGCTTAAAGATGCAGCATTGTATGAGATAAAAGTGTCATTATCGAAGGGTACATTTAATACCCGGTTATCTCCGCTTACGGGTAAAACAACATTATTGGATACCAGTGGAGTCATTCCATAGCTATTGGCACCTGTACCGTTCAGTAAAACTTCTGTATAAAAGTAACTTCGGTTATTATATACATAAAATACCTGTTGCATGGGTATAAGGCCGTTACCTGAAAGAGAGATAATGTGTTTAGTGCCCGAACCCAGACCGTCGGAAACAGGCGTGGAACTATAAGTGCGGGTAGAATAGTTAAGACTTGAATATAAATTATTTGATTGCGCAGTAGCATAAGCGTCGGTAATAACCTTAGTGCCATTAAAATAAACATTGTATTTGCCAGAGGTTAGGTCATATTCAATGCGGCTGTTGGGTGCAAAACTTATATTTTTTGTGGTAGCTGGTATTGTTGCCAAGCTTAATCTATCGGCATTAGGTGCATACCATCCTGGATTGTTTAAAGTAATAGTGTTATTTCCAGCATTTAAAGCTACGGTTAGGGTTGCTGTTGCCACGGTGGTCCATCCCCCTGACGGAACACAGGAAAGCTCTGTTGCGGCTGCATTATTTACAGATACAAAGAATGAACGTGGATCCTGGGTGGCATAATAAACAGTGAGTATATAGTTACCGGCAGTGCTTACATTCACAGTGTTAGTTACCGATCCTGTACCGAGGTTGCCCACCATTGATGCACCAGAACAAGATGGGCATGATTGTATATTGGCCCCGCCCGCTAATGTCCCGGCCTCAGCTTCGTAAAATATAGGGGCGATGCCTATCCGGTCTACATTTGGAGCCCACTGTAAGGCGTTATTATTTAATTTGATGGTATTGGCCCCTGCCTGTAAATTAATAACCAGCGTAGTAGTTGCCACAGTACTCCAGCTCCCCGAATTACAGGCTACTATTACAGCAGAATCGTTGTTTACTGTTATGTATAAATTACGTGGGTCGGCGGTTAGGTAATTTACAGATAGAGTATATTGACCAGCAGTAGCCACATTAACCGGGATACTAAGTGTCCCGTTTGATGGCCCGCCAAGATTACCCACTTGCTGCCCGCCAGAACTACTGCTATTGGTTTGTACAGCCGCGCCATTGGATATTGTACCCGATTCTGCTTCGGTCCAGGTAATTTGGGCAAATGTAACTTGCGTAATAAGAAGTAATAGGATGCTGAATAATGTAGTAAGCAGCTTTTGCCTGTTCTGCGGCAAAGCAGAGGGAATAAAACACACCTGTTTCATAGTATAAGATTTAAGTTTAATTGGTTCAAATTGGTAAGATCTGAAGTTACTTCCTAACGTTGTGGCAGGGAGTCTCAGCTCTTTTTGCAGCAAGAGCAAAGGATTGCTATGCTTGCTTTATAAAGGTATTAATTAAATTTTATTAATGTCAATATTACATTAATAAAATTTAATTAATAGGTAATACCTATTATCATCTCCCAATAAACTTATCGTTGGAAAAAGATGTATTCTTAAAATGGCATCGAAAAAATAAGCAATAATATACATGCCCGCTTAAAGCAGGGAGGTATAGAAGAGGTCTACGTGAGAGATTGGGGTTATTTGATTAGCTTATTATCAGAATCGGGGAATATCAATATAGGTTCGTAAGAGCGGGCTTCTTCGGCTTCCATGTAAGCGTATGACATAATAATCACAATATCACCCACCTGGGCTAACCTTGCGGTAGCGCCATTAAGGCAAACGGTACCGCTACCACGTTCGCCCTTTATTACATATGTTTCGAAGCGAGCGCCGTTATTATTATTTACAATCTGCACCTTCTCGTTAGGTATAATATTGGCCGCCTCAATTAAATCTTCGTCAATTGTAATACTGCCCACATAATTCAGTTCGGCTTGCGTTACCTTAACCCGGTGAAGTTTGGACTTTAATACTTCAATAATCATGGCGCAAAGTTAGGAATAATTTAGTCTATTGGTTCATTGGTTTATAAGTTCATTGGTCTTGGCAGTGCAATATTCAATTACAGCAACATGGGGTGATAAACTAATGAACTAATTAACCAGTGAACTAATGAGCTATCCCCCAATCAACATATTATCTATCAATCTTGTTTTACCGGCACGGGCAGCAACAAGCGCAACAATATTCTGAGTGTCTGCGACTGCGATATGCAAGGTTTTTCCGTCAACTATTTCAAAATATTCCAATTCGATCCCAGGTTCATTGCTGATCATTGATTCGGCCTGTTGCTTTATAGCTGGAATATTACCTGCATCAAAGTTGGTTTTAACCCAATTTAAGGTTTTTGAGAGTATGAGGGCATGTTCGCGATCATAGGGAGTTAAATGGATATTTCTTGAGCTCATGGCCAATCCATCAATTTCGCGCTGAATAGGACACATGATCATTTGGACTGGCATATGTAGCAGATCAACCATCTTACTCACAACCAGGAACTGCTGGTAATCTTTCTGACCAAAAAAAGCGAGATCGGGCTTAACAATATTAAATAGTTTAGAAACTACCTGAGTAACCCCCTGGTAGTGCCCTGGTCTAAACTTGCCTTCCAATAAATGCTCCAGATCGCCTATATCTAAATGCCATTTCTCATTATCATCATATATTTCACTAACGGTTGGATTAAACAGAACATCACAGCCCGATTGCTCAAGCATCGCTATATCCGCAGCTATAGGTCGTGGGTATTTTTCAAGATCCTTAGGGTCATTAAACTGAGTTGGGTTTACAAAAATGCTGCAAACTACTTCATCGCTATTTTGCTGTGCCTGTTTGATTAATGATATATGGCCCTGGTGCAGGGCGCCCATAGTTGGAACAAAACCCACTATTTTGCCCTGTTTAGAGGTAAAATACTGAGCTATTTCATTTTTGGTGGTAAATATTTTCAATGGAAAAGTTATTACAAATTTTGGTAAAGGTGTGCATTTGTATAAAAAATACCAAAAGTTACTTGCGTAATTCGTTGACAGTTCATATAATAATGCTTATATTTGCAGACTCAAATTTTTTGACTTCTTTACATATTTAATACTGATTAAGTGATGGGTAAATCTAAGCTTTTGTTTATAACTCATGAAATGTCTCCCTTTCTCGAACTCACAAAAATTGCTGAAATAACACGCCAACTTCCGCAGGCTATGCAGGAGAAAGGTTACGAGATCCGTATCCTTATGCCGCGTTTTGGCAATATCAATGAGCGCAGGAATAGACTTCATGAGGTGATCCGTTTATCGGGAATGAACATCATTATCAACGATAATGATAACCCGCTGATCATTAAAGTAGCATCTATCCCGGCGGCGCGTATGCAGGTGTATTTTTTAGATAATGAGGAATATTTTCAGCGTAAACATGTGTTTGGTGATAAAGACGGTAAGTTTTACGCTGATAACGACGAAAGAATGATTTTCTTTTGTAAAGGTGCATTGGAAACAGTAAAAAAATTAGGCTGGGCTCCGGATATTATCCATTGCCATGGCTGGTTAAGCGCATTGGTTCCGGCTTATTTAAAAACCACTTACAAAGACGATCCGACATTTAAAAACTCTAAAATTATTTATTCTATTTACGAAAATGATTTTAAAGAGAAATTAAATGCTGATTTCGCACAAAAAGCGGTAATGAGCAATATGACCGAAGATCATGTTGAAGCCTATAAAGAAGGCTCTAATTCTGCACTATACGCAGGAGCCATTCAGTACTCTGACGGAATTGTTTTGGGGAGTGAGAATATAGATGCAGATGTGTTAAATAATGTTAAAAACAGCAATAAATCGGTTTTAGAATTTGATTCTACCGCAGATTTCGAAAATTATTACAATTTTTACGACGAAATTACCAACGACGAATTGGTGCATGTTGCTTAATCTTTAATATTATATATGAAATTTTTAAGATTAGACTTATTGACCCTGTTAATAAGTCTTTTTATTTTTAATAGTTGTAAACGGCAGGATGGAATTGGTTTGGGTATCGACCCAACCAACCAGGTTAATGGTGCCTTGGTAGTGGATACCAATATCATTATCCGCACAGAAGTTGATTCAACTGCAGTAACGTCCGGACTTGCAAAAACACCGCTTGGTAACTTTACTGATCCTGCATTTGGTACCACTGTTTCAAATGTGGCTCTTGGTTTATCATTGCCGAATGATGCGGCATATACAGTACCTGCAGGTACATTAACTATAGACTCTGCCGTGCTTGTATTAAGGTATGCCAATGGTTTTTATGGCGACTCGGTAGCTACGCGTTACACCGCGAATGTTTATCAGTTAGCAGAAAAAGCAGGTGTCCAGACTTATTATAATACAAAACGCTGGCTCGTGAATACAGGAACTGTGTGGGGAACAAAAACATTTACTGCACGTACCCATGATAGCGTTACTATTGCCAATATCAGAACAGGTAAAGCAGATACTATACAAAAGGTAGGTCCACAGGTGCGTATCCCGTTTAGCAAGGCATTTATATATAATAACCTATTTAATGCAAACGGCTCGCAATTAGCCTCTACATTGCTTTTCCAAAATGCAGTAAAAGGATTATATATAACATTAGATAAAGGACAAGCTAATAACGTAGGTGGTATTTTACAATTAGCACTTGACTCTTCAAGGTTAGATGTATTTTATAAAACAGTTAACGGGGCAACAATTGACACTGCTACAGTATCATTGCCTTTTGTATCGCATAGCGCGGCAATAACATATACGTATACAACAACTATCCAGGCTTTATTAGCAGATAAAGTAAATTCACAAAATACAGTTTATTTGCAAGGATTGGCTGGATTACGGGCTAAAGTAAGTTTTCCGGATCTTAATAAATTTAATCCGGATTCGATTGTGTTAAACCGGGCCGAGCTGGTAATTACCCCTCAGCCTAATTCGGGTATACCATATGCGCCATTGCCTAAGTTAACCATGTACCAGTTAGATATAGCTCATCAGCGAACTTATATTCAGGATGCTTCACCAAGTGATGGGCGTAATCAAATATCTGCATTTGGTGGTAGGTATGATAAAACTAAAAAGGAATATCATTTTTTAGTGACGGCCTATGTTCAGGATCTGATTCGTAAAAAAACAGTAGACTACGGAACTTTTATCGCTCCGATTGATACCACTGAGGTTACCACAGTAAGCGGTAGCAGTGTTGGGACAACCAGTGTTTCTCCAAGCGTGCAAACTGCGGCCCGTACAATTGCAGTGGGTAGTGATAAAAGCTCACCTTATAAGATCAAGCTAAACATTATTTACACGCGTATACGCAAGTAAATAAAAGCACATATTAATAAAAAGAATCCCCGTTAAGGGGATTTTTTATTTAAGCCATTTCTACTTTTTAAAATTTATTTTGAAGTAGGGAAAAACTCTTTCCGTTTGTGAAAAAAACAAAATAATAAGCCGTCATTTATGTTATATAGCTAATTATTTTTGCTCCATTTACACTTTATTAAATTTACTATGTGCGGAATTGTTGGTTATATAGGTTATCGGGATGCTTATCCCATCGTTATAAAAGGGCTTCATCGTTTAGAGTATCGGGGTTATGATAGCGCCGGTATTGCTTTGCTTGACCAGGAACTGAAAGTTTATAAAAAGGCAGGAAAGGTTGATGACCTCGAAAAGTTTGTTAAAGATATTGATCTGAAAGGGTCAATTGGTATGGGGCATACCCGCTGGGCCACGCATGGCGAACCAAACGATCGTAATTCGCACCCTCATTCATCCGGAAATCGTAAGTTAACCATT is a window of Mucilaginibacter inviolabilis DNA encoding:
- the carB gene encoding carbamoyl-phosphate synthase large subunit is translated as MPKDNSIKSVLIIGSGPIIIGQACEFDYAGSQAALSLKDEGITVSIINSNPATIMTDKVIADHVYLLPLEPESIEKILQEQQIDAVLPTMGGQTALNLCISVAELGIWEKYGVKIVGVDLAAIEKTENREAFRQLMVDIGVGVATSKIANSFLEGKEAAQEIGFPLVIRPSYTLGGKGAGFVHKKEEFDAALSRGLQASPTHEVLVEQAVLGWKEYELELLRDSNDNVIIICSIENFDPMGIHTGDSITVAPAMTLSDRCYQEMRNQAIKMMRAIGNFAGGCNVQFSVNPADESIIAIEINPRVSRSSALASKATGYPIAKIAAKLAIGYNLDEIENQITKTTSAYFEPTLDYVIVKIPRWNFDKFKGANRELGLQMKSVGEVMGIGRSFIEALQKACQSLEIGRAGLGADGRQNRNLEEIMHSLEHPSWDRLFHVYDALSLGVPIESVRKVTKIDRWFLNQIQDVVNLENELRRYSLTNIPEEFLYTLKQKGFSDTQIAYILGNVTEEDVYQRRKALGINRVYKMVDTCAAEFPAKTPYYYSTYEGENESVSSDKKKIIVLGSGPNRIGQGIEFDYSCVHGLLAAKESGFEAIMVNCNPETVSTDFNMADKLYFEPVYWEHVREIIELEKPYGVIVQLGGQTALKMAEKMHEHGIKIIGTSFNDMDIAEDRGRFSDLLKDLEIPYPKYGVAESAEEALEVAHQVGYPVLVRPSYVLGGQGMSIVINDEDLEKAVVSLLKNLPGNRVLIDHFLDRAAEAETDSISDGDDVHIIGMMEHIEPAGIHSGDSFSVLPPFDLSDNVISQMEEYTIKIAKALNVRGLLNIQFAVKNDQVYVIEANPRASRTVPFIAKAYDVPYINIAAKVMLGVNKLKDFTIERKLWGYAIKEPVFSFDKFPEVNKELGPEMKSTGEAIRFIPNLQDPYFRHLYKEKSMYLSK
- a CDS encoding energy transducer TonB gives rise to the protein MKLFFTSLFLLTASICFAQRQNIYFLKNNGKYVNVRDSADYIRIVREPDSASTLYNVVEFYLNGAQKLVGKSRSIDPPKYEGPRITYYANGLKQRLSNYKNNSKTGNEVLYYPNGKRYLLLNYPEKETRESEYRNDALIESCNDSLGNVLVKDGNGYMKSYDDKFIYVEEEGNIKNGRRDGNWKGEYRNNHITFTESYDNGKLLIGNASNRYGKTSTYSGARGVPPEFKGGIERFGRYLSRNIIYPDLARQKGIQGQVILSFVVEKNGELSDIKVSKSVTPIFDNEAIRVLKESPKWIPGTQFGMPVRVQYSVPITFTLGN
- a CDS encoding CBM35 domain-containing protein, translated to MKQVCFIPSALPQNRQKLLTTLFSILLLLITQVTFAQITWTEAESGTISNGAAVQTNSSSSGGQQVGNLGGPSNGTLSIPVNVATAGQYTLSVNYLTADPRNLYITVNNDSAVIVACNSGSWSTVATTTLVINLQAGANTIKLNNNALQWAPNVDRIGIAPIFYEAEAGTLAGGANIQSCPSCSGASMVGNLGTGSVTNTVNVSTAGNYILTVYYATQDPRSFFVSVNNAAATELSCVPSGGWTTVATATLTVALNAGNNTITLNNPGWYAPNADRLSLATIPATTKNISFAPNSRIEYDLTSGKYNVYFNGTKVITDAYATAQSNNLYSSLNYSTRTYSSTPVSDGLGSGTKHIISLSGNGLIPMQQVFYVYNNRSYFYTEVLLNGTGANSYGMTPLVSNNVVLPVSGDNRVLNVPFDNDTFISYNAASLSSSVNTTSSEVSALYDNNSRNGLILGSIEHKDWKSGVQMVGSAGNTLSQLSLFGGFTNVNITRDVRGHGWVGVGATTCKSPKMMVGFFSDWRDGMEEYGKSNRIAEPPYIFNWTSSTPFGWNSWGAIQSNLNLTNAKGVVDFFANNLTGFRNGNTAYIDLDSYWDNLNDSELKQFADYAKSKGLTPGVYWAPFVDWGKSSRTVEGSTYNYTDIWAKENGAYHDLDGCRALDPTHPGTKQRIAYMIGRFKTAGFQMIKIDFLGHAAIEADSYYDGNIHTGMQAYRQGMEYLTDQLAGQMLVYAAISPNLATARYAHMRRIACDAYSSVNDAKYTLNSTNYGWWQTYMYNYIDADHEVLATETLGTNHIRVTSGVITGTVITGDNYSTTGQWTGRAQTLFQNQDVLDIARNGVAFRPVDGNTGTGTSELFARSIGNYLYLAAFNYGTSSKSYTVNFSRIGLPNGTYAMKELYAGTTSNISNNSINFTLGAADASIYRITVGAGTVADVKNNQVIPAKVPSTSKLTYYPNPATSVLHLDNSIEISDLQLTEFGTGHTVKKFSNINNTHYELDLNGLSPGYYVINVTDNKGTTKGYKIYKY
- the panD gene encoding aspartate 1-decarboxylase, translated to MIIEVLKSKLHRVKVTQAELNYVGSITIDEDLIEAANIIPNEKVQIVNNNNGARFETYVIKGERGSGTVCLNGATARLAQVGDIVIIMSYAYMEAEEARSYEPILIFPDSDNKLIK
- the panC gene encoding pantoate--beta-alanine ligase, which gives rise to MKIFTTKNEIAQYFTSKQGKIVGFVPTMGALHQGHISLIKQAQQNSDEVVCSIFVNPTQFNDPKDLEKYPRPIAADIAMLEQSGCDVLFNPTVSEIYDDNEKWHLDIGDLEHLLEGKFRPGHYQGVTQVVSKLFNIVKPDLAFFGQKDYQQFLVVSKMVDLLHMPVQMIMCPIQREIDGLAMSSRNIHLTPYDREHALILSKTLNWVKTNFDAGNIPAIKQQAESMISNEPGIELEYFEIVDGKTLHIAVADTQNIVALVAARAGKTRLIDNMLIGG
- a CDS encoding glycogen/starch synthase, with amino-acid sequence MGKSKLLFITHEMSPFLELTKIAEITRQLPQAMQEKGYEIRILMPRFGNINERRNRLHEVIRLSGMNIIINDNDNPLIIKVASIPAARMQVYFLDNEEYFQRKHVFGDKDGKFYADNDERMIFFCKGALETVKKLGWAPDIIHCHGWLSALVPAYLKTTYKDDPTFKNSKIIYSIYENDFKEKLNADFAQKAVMSNMTEDHVEAYKEGSNSALYAGAIQYSDGIVLGSENIDADVLNNVKNSNKSVLEFDSTADFENYYNFYDEITNDELVHVA
- a CDS encoding DUF4270 family protein yields the protein MKFLRLDLLTLLISLFIFNSCKRQDGIGLGIDPTNQVNGALVVDTNIIIRTEVDSTAVTSGLAKTPLGNFTDPAFGTTVSNVALGLSLPNDAAYTVPAGTLTIDSAVLVLRYANGFYGDSVATRYTANVYQLAEKAGVQTYYNTKRWLVNTGTVWGTKTFTARTHDSVTIANIRTGKADTIQKVGPQVRIPFSKAFIYNNLFNANGSQLASTLLFQNAVKGLYITLDKGQANNVGGILQLALDSSRLDVFYKTVNGATIDTATVSLPFVSHSAAITYTYTTTIQALLADKVNSQNTVYLQGLAGLRAKVSFPDLNKFNPDSIVLNRAELVITPQPNSGIPYAPLPKLTMYQLDIAHQRTYIQDASPSDGRNQISAFGGRYDKTKKEYHFLVTAYVQDLIRKKTVDYGTFIAPIDTTEVTTVSGSSVGTTSVSPSVQTAARTIAVGSDKSSPYKIKLNIIYTRIRK